Proteins from a single region of Candidatus Binatia bacterium:
- a CDS encoding TIR domain-containing protein yields MSYHHRGDQRYYDAFTQTFGGIYDVVEDHSLDREVDSDNVDYVMRVIRQEYITGSSCTIVLCGAQTSGRKHVDMEIKGTLDAEHGLIGVQLPSLPIINNRVSVPERLHDNIETGYAVWIRWEAIIDNPTHLSAVIEDANRRDKRLIRNSRPIRIRNA; encoded by the coding sequence GTGAGCTATCATCATCGAGGTGACCAGCGCTACTACGATGCGTTCACGCAGACCTTTGGTGGTATTTACGATGTCGTCGAGGACCATTCTCTGGATCGCGAGGTGGATAGCGACAACGTAGACTACGTCATGCGAGTGATACGTCAGGAGTACATTACAGGCAGCTCATGCACGATCGTGCTATGTGGTGCTCAGACCAGTGGGCGAAAACATGTTGACATGGAAATCAAAGGAACCCTTGACGCTGAGCATGGCCTCATTGGCGTACAACTTCCATCCTTGCCGATAATCAATAATAGAGTTTCCGTGCCGGAACGCCTTCATGATAACATCGAAACCGGGTATGCCGTCTGGATACGTTGGGAAGCGATTATCGATAACCCTACGCACTTGAGCGCGGTAATCGAAGATGCCAACCGACGCGACAAACGTCTTATTCGCAATTCCCGGCCAATTCGCATAAGAAACGCCTAA
- a CDS encoding TIR domain-containing protein has translation MSDDIQHIFISHIHEDDARLPALKELLAKHEYDVRDSSINSTKPNEAKNEDYIKREILAPQIDWAKALVVLISPGTHESRWVNWEIEYAHQQGKRVIGVWDRGAQDADLPETLSKYGDARVVGWHGQRIIDAINGKDEWDNVDGTPRDEADIPRHNC, from the coding sequence ATGAGCGACGACATCCAACACATCTTCATCAGCCACATCCACGAGGACGACGCGCGCCTGCCGGCACTCAAGGAGCTGCTGGCAAAACACGAGTATGACGTTCGCGACAGCTCGATTAACTCGACCAAGCCCAACGAGGCCAAGAACGAAGACTACATCAAACGAGAAATTCTTGCGCCGCAGATCGACTGGGCGAAGGCGCTGGTCGTATTGATTTCACCCGGTACGCACGAAAGCAGATGGGTTAATTGGGAAATCGAGTACGCCCACCAACAGGGTAAACGCGTTATAGGCGTATGGGACCGTGGTGCGCAGGACGCCGATCTCCCAGAGACCCTCTCAAAATACGGCGATGCGCGCGTAGTCGGTTGGCACGGACAGCGCATCATCGATGCGATCAACGGAAAGGACGAGTGGGACAACGTCGATGGCACGCCGCGCGATGAAGCTGACATCCCACGGCATAACTGTTGA
- a CDS encoding pyrophosphatase gives MTTNRWLIPYAKAARTSDIFRGRPDHTLLIAAGLLGEAGSVLAEVKKRQREEDVYPDYLDSLGEELGDSLWYLVRLIDLLDRPLLRSIARERVRANRRPALASALDLGAAAGRIISTLKLRDSIALRQALCAAWASLERVARAYGKTLEQAANDNLLKTQSRWPSERTRPAWPRPSDYHPLFDADVPPEDQLPRSMEFEFIERGRGERKQVVLRANGINVGSRINDNITDPDHYRYHDIFHLSYAVFLGWSPVIRNVLRCKRKSNPELDENQDGARAVIIDEAISATVFSRAKHTRYFEDATQVDYDLLKIIAEFVRGYEVEAIPAWQWEHAILEGFRVFHQLRANHGGRVSVNLPQRSLVYRKPQRRRAGRMRKR, from the coding sequence ATGACGACGAACCGCTGGCTCATTCCTTACGCGAAGGCAGCCAGAACCTCGGATATTTTCCGCGGACGCCCGGACCACACGCTTCTGATCGCCGCGGGGCTGCTCGGCGAAGCCGGGAGCGTCCTTGCCGAAGTCAAGAAGCGTCAGCGGGAGGAGGATGTCTACCCGGACTATCTCGATTCACTTGGCGAAGAGCTCGGTGACTCGCTATGGTATCTCGTCCGCCTTATCGATCTGCTCGACCGTCCGCTGCTGAGATCCATTGCGAGGGAGCGCGTACGCGCAAACCGCAGGCCCGCCCTGGCGAGCGCTCTCGACCTCGGCGCTGCGGCTGGCCGCATCATTTCGACACTCAAACTCCGAGATAGTATCGCGCTGCGACAAGCACTGTGCGCCGCCTGGGCGTCGCTTGAGCGGGTTGCGCGCGCCTACGGAAAGACGCTGGAGCAGGCCGCTAATGACAACCTTCTCAAGACGCAGAGTCGTTGGCCGAGCGAAAGGACGAGGCCGGCCTGGCCCCGCCCTTCAGATTACCATCCGCTGTTTGATGCCGACGTGCCGCCCGAGGATCAGCTGCCGCGCAGCATGGAGTTCGAGTTCATCGAGCGCGGACGTGGTGAACGCAAGCAGGTCGTCCTCCGTGCTAACGGCATCAATGTCGGTTCGCGCATTAACGACAATATCACAGACCCGGATCATTATCGCTATCACGACATTTTTCACCTTTCATATGCAGTCTTTCTCGGATGGTCGCCTGTGATTCGAAACGTGCTGCGCTGCAAGCGAAAGAGTAACCCGGAACTGGACGAAAATCAAGATGGAGCGCGCGCTGTCATCATAGATGAGGCGATCTCCGCCACCGTCTTTAGCAGAGCGAAACACACGCGTTACTTCGAGGACGCGACACAGGTCGACTACGATCTGCTCAAGATCATCGCGGAGTTCGTTCGCGGCTACGAAGTTGAAGCGATACCTGCATGGCAATGGGAACACGCAATCCTTGAAGGGTTTCGGGTCTTCCATCAGCTCAGAGCGAACCACGGCGGTCGCGTATCCGTGAACCTGCCCCAACGATCGCTCGTATACCGTAAGCCGCAAAGGAGACGAGCGGGCCGCATGCGGAAGCGATAA
- a CDS encoding nucleotide kinase domain-containing protein produces MTARRYFRVSPGLILSTTPVFETYWRFAYERQEIFYRRLSGDPQPWTDDAILRAFRFTNVYRASDRVSQYLIRHVIYEGSQTTDEIFFRVFLFKIFNRIETWERLVESLQQPAWSTFDFRRYDRVLGDLMRRGERIYSAAYIVPPPDLGRVRKHSNHLLLLTMMMRDRLPDRLAEARNLRETFELLRAYPSLGDFLAFQFSIDLNYGPFLNFSEMEHVVAGPGARSGIRKAFSDAGGLCDEDVIRAVAEHASREFAARGLSFRSLWGRSLQLIDCQNLFCEVDKYSRVAHPTVAGLGRTRIKRRFAAPKATFEHWYPPKWRLAMNRAVP; encoded by the coding sequence ATGACCGCCCGGCGCTACTTCAGAGTTTCCCCAGGCTTGATTCTGTCGACGACGCCGGTGTTCGAAACGTATTGGCGCTTTGCGTACGAGCGACAGGAAATCTTCTATCGGCGTTTGTCAGGCGATCCGCAGCCATGGACCGACGACGCCATCTTACGCGCATTCCGCTTCACGAACGTCTACCGCGCGTCCGACCGTGTCAGCCAATATCTCATCCGCCACGTTATCTACGAAGGCTCACAGACGACCGACGAGATATTCTTTCGAGTCTTCCTCTTCAAGATATTTAACCGGATAGAGACGTGGGAGCGTCTTGTCGAGAGTCTGCAACAACCGGCATGGTCGACGTTTGACTTCCGTCGCTACGATCGCGTATTGGGCGATCTTATGCGGCGAGGCGAACGCATTTACTCCGCAGCATACATCGTACCACCGCCCGACCTTGGTCGGGTGCGGAAGCACTCGAACCACCTGCTGTTACTGACCATGATGATGCGCGATCGGCTGCCAGACCGCCTGGCGGAAGCGCGTAACTTGCGCGAGACATTCGAACTCCTACGCGCGTATCCGTCTCTCGGAGATTTTCTCGCGTTTCAGTTCTCCATAGATCTCAACTATGGACCATTCTTGAACTTTTCGGAAATGGAGCATGTCGTCGCCGGCCCTGGAGCACGAAGCGGCATCCGAAAAGCATTCAGCGACGCGGGGGGACTATGCGACGAGGATGTGATCCGCGCGGTCGCCGAGCACGCGAGTCGAGAGTTCGCGGCTCGTGGACTGTCTTTTCGGTCACTCTGGGGCCGGTCCCTACAGTTAATCGATTGCCAAAACCTATTCTGCGAGGTGGACAAGTACTCACGGGTGGCGCATCCCACGGTAGCTGGGCTCGGGCGTACGCGCATCAAGCGTCGCTTCGCTGCGCCGAAGGCTACATTTGAACATTGGTATCCGCCGAAGTGGCGCCTAGCGATGAACCGCGCTGTCCCCTAA
- a CDS encoding XRE family transcriptional regulator — MKPGTRGFVGARLREAREARGLTAASLAEVLGLTRAAISQYEHDHKRPSPDIMGRICTITRLPERFFTEPVPDDPPQRIFYYRSQSAATKAARLRSERKLDWLARVVAWLEELIAFPKTDVPALIETARPIEIRDEDLEEAAQEIRRRWGLGGGPISNVAWLLENHGVLVTRFSLHAEALDSFSERHSSGRPFVILSSDRESAFRSRFDAAHELGHLLLHNAVLAKDIWKPVEHKLMESQAHRFASAFLLPARSFARTVTSTTLEGLKNLKRQWGVSMQAIAMRLNDLKLIDDDAKIRFFRAFSARGWRTREPFDDETPAEQPELLRQAFEMLIAHRAVVPSDILSALPYDSQDIEELSGLPVGSLAATRDKSPAIVEIERPNVRGEVIPFRQR, encoded by the coding sequence ATGAAGCCCGGAACGCGGGGGTTCGTCGGCGCCCGTCTGCGCGAGGCGCGCGAGGCGCGAGGGCTCACGGCCGCATCGTTGGCAGAGGTGCTCGGCCTGACGCGCGCCGCGATCTCGCAATACGAACACGACCACAAGAGGCCAAGTCCCGACATCATGGGGCGAATCTGCACGATCACACGACTGCCCGAACGCTTCTTTACGGAACCCGTGCCAGACGATCCGCCCCAGCGAATCTTCTACTATCGCTCGCAGAGCGCGGCCACCAAGGCTGCCCGCCTGCGATCGGAGCGCAAGCTGGACTGGCTCGCGCGCGTTGTCGCCTGGCTCGAGGAGCTCATCGCGTTCCCGAAAACAGACGTGCCGGCGCTGATCGAAACCGCGCGACCGATCGAGATTCGCGACGAAGACCTCGAAGAGGCCGCACAGGAAATCCGCCGACGCTGGGGATTGGGCGGCGGCCCCATCAGCAACGTCGCGTGGCTGCTGGAAAACCACGGCGTCCTCGTCACGCGTTTTTCACTTCACGCTGAGGCCTTAGACTCATTTTCAGAGCGCCATTCAAGTGGTCGCCCATTCGTCATCTTATCCAGCGATCGAGAATCGGCGTTTCGCTCACGCTTTGACGCAGCTCATGAGCTTGGGCATCTTCTGCTGCACAATGCGGTTCTCGCTAAGGACATCTGGAAACCAGTCGAGCACAAGCTGATGGAATCTCAGGCGCATCGGTTCGCCTCGGCGTTCTTGCTTCCGGCGCGATCCTTTGCGAGGACTGTGACTTCGACGACGCTGGAAGGGTTGAAGAACCTCAAGCGACAGTGGGGCGTGTCGATGCAGGCAATAGCCATGAGACTGAACGACCTGAAACTCATCGACGACGACGCGAAGATTCGATTCTTCCGCGCATTTAGTGCGCGCGGCTGGCGGACGCGAGAGCCGTTCGACGACGAGACGCCGGCGGAGCAGCCCGAGCTCCTACGGCAGGCCTTTGAAATGCTTATTGCTCATCGCGCGGTCGTTCCGTCAGACATACTGTCGGCACTACCCTACGATTCGCAAGACATCGAAGAACTTAGCGGCTTACCCGTTGGCTCGCTGGCAGCCACGCGCGATAAAAGCCCGGCGATCGTGGAGATCGAACGCCCTAATGTCCGGGGGGAAGTCATTCCTTTTCGGCAACGCTGA
- a CDS encoding site-specific integrase, which produces MRGFLRKRGNVWYTTFDLPRLPNQPRLQKCIKLGTMSRAEAQERERRVLRRYDEGQWADESTKTVGDLLDAWLTYVTPTPKSQTISPTTYQRYASIVRLHLKPHLAEVALRKFSSADITSAYAKVRANGLSGQSCLHVHRVLHTALEYGTKTLGWLRANPAAAVRSPRVAKRALALDEQTIPMLLEAAKRTRFECPVALAAMTGLRRGELLALRWSKSIDFERRRLIVSESLEETKIYGLRFKAPKSGKVRVLPLADVAVPILRSYRARQDAEKRKLGLRYHDADLVFCNPDGTPWPPDTFTKQFAQIARFVGMKGFRFHDLRHAFATLTLKNGTSVNEVSALLGHSSPVITLSTYAHVVEGVAREAVNVLANGLMARATGTQSA; this is translated from the coding sequence ATGAGAGGCTTTCTCCGCAAGCGCGGGAACGTCTGGTACACCACCTTTGACTTACCGCGCCTGCCCAATCAACCGCGGCTCCAAAAATGCATCAAGCTCGGCACAATGTCGAGAGCTGAAGCGCAGGAGCGCGAACGCCGCGTGCTTCGCCGCTACGACGAAGGCCAATGGGCGGACGAATCGACGAAAACCGTCGGCGATCTGCTCGATGCTTGGCTCACGTACGTAACGCCAACCCCCAAATCGCAGACCATTTCTCCGACCACCTATCAGCGCTATGCGTCGATCGTCCGGCTGCACCTCAAGCCCCATCTTGCGGAGGTCGCCCTGCGCAAGTTCAGCTCCGCTGACATAACGAGTGCCTACGCCAAGGTACGCGCAAATGGGCTGTCCGGCCAATCGTGTCTCCACGTGCACCGCGTCCTTCACACCGCGCTGGAATATGGAACCAAGACGCTGGGCTGGCTTCGAGCCAACCCGGCCGCCGCCGTGCGCAGCCCGAGAGTGGCAAAGCGCGCCTTAGCACTGGACGAGCAGACGATCCCAATGCTCCTGGAGGCCGCAAAGCGGACGCGGTTCGAGTGCCCGGTAGCGCTGGCGGCTATGACCGGACTGCGACGAGGCGAGCTGCTTGCGCTGCGATGGTCCAAGAGCATCGACTTCGAGCGAAGGCGCCTCATCGTCTCCGAATCGCTTGAAGAAACGAAGATCTACGGCTTGCGCTTCAAGGCGCCCAAGTCTGGCAAGGTGCGGGTCCTACCGCTCGCCGACGTCGCAGTCCCGATCCTGCGTTCGTACCGAGCGAGGCAGGACGCCGAGAAACGCAAGCTCGGCCTGCGCTACCACGACGCCGATTTGGTGTTCTGCAATCCGGACGGCACCCCGTGGCCACCGGATACCTTCACGAAGCAGTTCGCGCAGATTGCTCGATTCGTCGGCATGAAAGGCTTTCGCTTCCACGATCTGCGCCACGCATTTGCGACGTTGACGCTTAAGAACGGCACGAGCGTCAACGAAGTGTCCGCGCTGTTGGGGCACTCGTCGCCGGTAATCACGCTCTCGACATACGCGCACGTGGTCGAAGGCGTTGCACGCGAGGCGGTCAATGTGCTAGCGAACGGCCTCATGGCGAGAGCGACAGGGACTCAAAGCGCGTGA
- a CDS encoding helix-turn-helix domain-containing protein: protein MKHLGRTSLSWESAPEILTVREAAALLRVTPSAVYAAIKLGLLPAANFGKRQTRIAKDILREELAKKGELSSLTAAFGRIPEA from the coding sequence ATGAAGCACTTGGGTCGAACGAGTCTCTCCTGGGAAAGCGCTCCAGAAATCCTCACCGTTAGAGAAGCGGCGGCGTTGCTTCGCGTCACCCCGAGTGCAGTCTATGCCGCGATAAAGCTGGGGTTGCTGCCGGCGGCGAACTTCGGCAAGCGCCAGACGCGAATAGCCAAAGATATCCTACGAGAGGAATTGGCAAAGAAAGGCGAACTGAGCAGCTTGACCGCCGCCTTCGGCCGCATACCGGAGGCTTAA
- a CDS encoding relaxase/mobilization nuclease domain-containing protein — MRARRRRPSGCICVGPCQWRRRRSRWRPSPCCPGAKDPVYHLIIAYAKNERPTREQVVSDAERLLKAIGMEKSQYVLAAHKDTDDFHAHVIANRIGPDGKANDLWRERIKRERVCAEIAAERGWTIVVGRHNRDIVQHVEHLYTPPPDPQRRLSDGAYRRLHERGELPWQESARTYVLDAVDRAKDWSDLHQRLGAHGVVVKLVRRGERVQGLAFAEGLDRRAPGCAASRIDARCALRAMESQFGPFTPARERVAEIARSASWAGSVRPKILTAIDASKTWEELGQRLDLDGIVVKLIRRGARVQGLAFAAGRDPQAKGCGASRIHPRCKKAALEQRFGPCPYTPEQPLKRSRSALYDRAEHEACSDPRWALRDAERIADHARLRSEYRAYRDRFFSERAGAMGARRDAAWERERGQRQRDAQRRREARLLLRAVARLGTRGVFARQLAYWSVDAVMGRRRAKEYDAARVRWEATKIVLASERRLAREEKPLAYRSFVTERARAGDLAAQRVVDALVRPTRNRSERVPQRELRPVALAEIRLRLNVMRAEEDGRYQHARLERQHLEQVERPPTLDGALATERRRIHERAAEATRCTDAERVRLAQLGREKRSWNPLARRAAEKEEERLCGEQRSRYEKALAEATHEFERRDLPQLEKQLAGHQRVYRRYVDASLGLEREMNNARAARDEVPRIERRLNVLERAGVARIDCDLAIGVLRLDDLAAAIERGYRALPNEIRRDVEYSIRKEQRARDAMTIDR, encoded by the coding sequence AAAGATCCGGTCTATCATCTCATCATCGCCTATGCCAAGAACGAACGCCCCACGCGCGAGCAGGTGGTGAGCGATGCGGAACGGCTGCTCAAGGCGATTGGGATGGAGAAGAGCCAGTACGTGCTCGCGGCACACAAGGATACCGACGACTTCCACGCCCATGTGATCGCCAACCGTATCGGCCCTGATGGCAAAGCCAACGACCTCTGGCGCGAGCGGATCAAACGCGAGCGGGTCTGTGCCGAGATCGCGGCCGAACGTGGCTGGACGATCGTGGTCGGACGTCACAACCGCGACATCGTGCAGCACGTCGAGCATCTGTATACGCCCCCACCCGATCCGCAGCGCCGGCTCAGCGACGGTGCGTACCGCCGGTTGCACGAGCGCGGCGAGCTGCCATGGCAGGAGAGTGCGCGGACTTATGTGCTGGATGCCGTGGATCGCGCCAAGGACTGGAGCGACCTGCATCAGCGCCTGGGTGCGCACGGCGTCGTCGTGAAGCTCGTTCGTCGCGGCGAGCGCGTTCAAGGGCTGGCATTCGCCGAAGGGTTGGATCGCAGAGCGCCGGGTTGTGCGGCGTCACGCATCGATGCGCGCTGTGCACTGCGGGCGATGGAGTCGCAATTCGGCCCGTTCACTCCCGCGCGCGAACGTGTCGCTGAGATTGCGCGCTCCGCGTCATGGGCTGGCTCGGTTCGTCCCAAGATTCTGACGGCGATCGATGCGTCGAAAACGTGGGAGGAACTCGGGCAGAGGCTCGATCTCGACGGCATCGTCGTTAAGCTGATCCGGCGCGGTGCGCGGGTGCAGGGCCTGGCGTTTGCAGCGGGCAGGGATCCCCAGGCGAAAGGCTGCGGAGCGTCGCGGATCCATCCGCGCTGTAAGAAAGCCGCACTCGAGCAGCGGTTTGGCCCGTGTCCGTATACACCGGAGCAGCCACTGAAGCGCAGCCGCAGCGCGCTTTACGATCGGGCGGAACACGAAGCATGCAGTGATCCGCGCTGGGCGCTGCGCGATGCCGAGCGCATCGCCGACCATGCGCGGCTACGGTCAGAGTACCGGGCCTACCGCGACCGCTTCTTCAGTGAACGTGCCGGGGCGATGGGCGCACGCCGGGATGCAGCCTGGGAGCGCGAACGAGGGCAACGGCAGCGCGATGCCCAGCGGCGGCGCGAAGCGCGCCTGCTCTTGCGCGCAGTGGCGCGGCTGGGCACGCGCGGTGTGTTTGCCCGGCAGCTCGCGTACTGGTCGGTCGACGCGGTCATGGGCCGCCGGCGCGCGAAAGAGTACGACGCCGCGCGCGTGCGCTGGGAGGCGACGAAGATCGTGCTGGCGTCGGAGCGGAGGTTGGCGCGTGAGGAGAAGCCGCTCGCGTATCGATCATTCGTCACGGAGCGGGCACGTGCGGGCGACCTCGCAGCGCAGCGGGTAGTCGATGCGCTCGTGCGTCCGACGCGCAACCGAAGCGAGCGCGTCCCGCAGCGTGAGCTGCGTCCTGTGGCACTAGCCGAGATACGTCTACGGCTCAATGTCATGCGCGCGGAAGAAGACGGGCGCTATCAGCATGCTCGCCTCGAGCGTCAGCACCTGGAGCAAGTCGAGCGTCCACCGACACTCGACGGAGCGCTAGCCACCGAACGGCGACGAATTCACGAGCGTGCGGCCGAGGCTACCCGCTGCACGGATGCCGAGCGCGTTCGGCTCGCGCAGCTCGGCAGAGAGAAGCGGTCGTGGAACCCGCTGGCACGCCGCGCCGCGGAAAAAGAAGAAGAGCGTTTATGCGGCGAGCAGCGCTCGCGCTACGAAAAGGCGCTCGCGGAGGCAACGCATGAGTTCGAGCGGCGTGACTTGCCGCAGCTTGAAAAACAGCTGGCCGGCCACCAACGCGTCTACCGGCGCTACGTCGACGCATCGTTGGGCCTAGAGCGGGAAATGAATAACGCGCGTGCCGCTCGCGACGAAGTACCGAGAATCGAGCGGCGACTGAACGTCCTCGAGCGTGCCGGCGTCGCGCGCATCGATTGTGACCTTGCGATCGGGGTCTTACGGCTCGACGACCTTGCAGCCGCGATCGAGCGCGGCTATCGAGCTCTGCCGAACGAGATACGGCGAGATGTTGAGTACAGCATTCGTAAAGAGCAACGTGCACGCGACGCCATGACGATAGACCGATGA